The following proteins come from a genomic window of Oncorhynchus masou masou isolate Uvic2021 chromosome 25, UVic_Omas_1.1, whole genome shotgun sequence:
- the LOC135514265 gene encoding LIM domain transcription factor LMO4-B-like produces the protein MVNSQVGSGVASPPRSCAGCGGKIADRFLLFSMERYWHTRCLNCSCCHAHLGDIGTTCYSKGGMILCRSDYIRLFGHSGACSTCGQSIPANEMVMRAQGNVYHLKCFTCATCRNRLVPGDRFHYVNGTIFCEHDRPGGALLSSHLPPTAEQPCVA, from the exons ATGGTGAACAGTCAGGTGGGCAGTGGTGTGGCGTCACCCCCCAGGTCGTGTGCTGGATGCGGGGGAAAGATCGCTGACCGCTTCCTGCTCTTCTCCATGGAGCGCTACTGGCACACACGCTGCCTCAATTGCTCCTGCTGCCACGCACACCTGGGTGACATTGGCACCACCTGCTACAGTAAAGGAGGCATGATCCTGTGTAGGAGCGACTATATCAG GTTGTTCGGACACAGTGGGGCATGCAGCACCTGTGGCCAGTCCATCCCGGCTAATGAGATGGTGATGAGGGCACAGGGCAATGTGTATCATCTCAAG TGTTTCACATGTGCCACCTGTAGAAACCGACTGGTGCCAGGCGACCGCTTCCACTATGTCAACGGCACCATCTTCTGTGAGCACGACCGGCCAGGGGGTGCACTGCTCAGCAGCCACCTGCCCCCCACTGCAGAGCAGCCCTGTGTTGCCTGA